A section of the Desulfovibrio sp. Huiquan2017 genome encodes:
- the lepB gene encoding signal peptidase I gives MTQSSLKSFRDTLEAVVVALFLAFIIRAFIVQAFKIPSGSMLDTLQIGDHLLVSKFAYDVRLPSDIWLDTTDGKVLMKTGDPQRGDIVVFLFPEDESKDFIKRVIGLPGETLEVRDKVVYINGQPIDEPYVLHTKADTLPVRDNFGPVVIPEGQYFVMGDNREGSYDSRWWGPVKRSKIVGKALVIYWSWGSLTDIRFNRIGTLLN, from the coding sequence ATGACTCAAAGTTCGCTCAAATCTTTTCGTGATACCCTAGAGGCCGTCGTCGTGGCCTTGTTTCTGGCCTTCATCATCCGGGCCTTCATCGTTCAGGCTTTCAAGATCCCGTCCGGGTCCATGCTCGACACCCTGCAGATCGGCGATCATCTGCTGGTCTCCAAGTTCGCCTACGACGTGCGCCTCCCGTCCGATATCTGGTTGGACACCACCGACGGCAAGGTGCTGATGAAAACCGGCGATCCGCAGCGCGGCGACATCGTGGTCTTCCTCTTCCCGGAGGACGAATCCAAGGACTTCATCAAGCGCGTCATCGGCCTGCCGGGCGAGACCCTGGAAGTGCGCGACAAGGTGGTCTACATCAACGGCCAGCCGATCGACGAGCCCTACGTGTTGCACACCAAGGCGGACACCCTGCCCGTGCGCGACAATTTCGGTCCGGTGGTCATCCCGGAGGGGCAATACTTCGTCATGGGCGACAACCGCGAGGGTTCCTACGACTCCCGCTGGTGGGGCCCGGTCAAGCGGAGCAAAATCGTGGGCAAGGCCCTGGTCATCTACTGGTCCTGGGGATCGTTGACCGACATCCGGTTCAACCGCATCGGCACCCTGCTGAATTAG
- a CDS encoding response regulator, giving the protein MNSAIRTILVDDEPPAQDELNYLLSIHDDIDVVGTAGNAADAVGTIVAKRPDLVFLDIQMPGRDGFSVLQDLLAMEHRPLVIFVTAFDEYAIRAFEENAVDYLLKPVDPKRLAGSLDRVRARLAASEKRDPSEVLRKLLAGAGLNKPGLTRISVEHSGRNILLSPQEIFYFNYENRRVHAGTRGAVYPCAGELTLDRLEERLAGFPFFRANRSQLVNLALVRTYAPWFNGKYVLTMRDEAETEISVSKARVRDFKDAMAL; this is encoded by the coding sequence ATGAATAGCGCCATACGGACCATTTTGGTGGACGACGAACCGCCGGCCCAGGACGAACTGAACTATCTGCTTTCGATCCACGACGACATCGATGTGGTCGGTACGGCGGGCAATGCGGCGGACGCGGTCGGCACCATCGTGGCCAAGCGGCCGGACCTGGTCTTTCTGGACATCCAGATGCCGGGGCGCGACGGGTTCTCCGTGTTGCAGGACCTCTTGGCCATGGAGCACCGCCCCCTGGTCATCTTCGTCACCGCCTTCGACGAGTATGCCATCCGCGCCTTCGAGGAGAACGCGGTGGACTATCTGCTCAAGCCCGTGGACCCCAAGCGGCTGGCCGGCAGCCTGGATCGGGTGCGCGCGCGACTGGCGGCCAGCGAAAAACGCGATCCGAGCGAGGTCCTGCGCAAGCTGCTGGCGGGCGCCGGGCTCAACAAACCCGGGTTGACGCGCATCAGCGTGGAACACTCGGGCCGCAATATCCTTCTTTCCCCCCAGGAAATATTCTATTTCAATTACGAGAATCGCCGGGTCCACGCCGGGACGCGCGGCGCGGTCTATCCTTGCGCCGGGGAGCTGACCCTGGACCGCCTCGAAGAGCGCCTGGCGGGCTTTCCCTTTTTCCGGGCCAATCGCTCCCAACTGGTCAACTTGGCTTTGGTCCGCACCTATGCCCCGTGGTTCAACGGCAAGTACGTGCTGACCATGCGTGACGAGGCCGAGACGGAGATCTCGGTCAGCAAGGCCCGGGTGCGGGACTTCAAGGACGCCATGGCCTTGTAG